The Lathyrus oleraceus cultivar Zhongwan6 chromosome 5, CAAS_Psat_ZW6_1.0, whole genome shotgun sequence genome includes the window GAGGATGTTCAAAAACTTATGGATGACACTGCTGAAGCTAAAGCTTATCAAGATGTGAGCTTGAGTTCATTCTTATCCTTACTCGTGCTGTTTTTGAAAACTGATTTCCACTTCTAGATTCGTCGCACTTAAGTTTGCTTTTGTGGGAGTCGGGGTTGGTTAGCGATTGAAGCTGTTGTGGTTTTGATCGAGCTATGCGTGCTTTTGGGCTGTTAATATCTGGCAGCTACTTTTTCTTTGGCAACATATCCCGACTCTTTTTTTTTCGTTTACATTTGATACTTGCTGATGTTTTACATGATTTTGTTGAACTTAAAGGAAATCAATGCGGTACTTGGGGAGCAATTATCAGCAGAAGATGAAGAGGAGATTTTGGCAGAGTTTGAGAACTTGGAAACCCAGGTACGAGATTTTGTATTGACTTATATTTTACTCCAATATAATACATTCATATTGTTCCAGCTGTACTGTTGGCTTTTGGCTTTAATCATAGTATATGGAAAGGACATATATATCATTATGCTTCAATTTAGCACTTTTCACTTACTGTACCTCATTGCCGGAGGAATGACATGTTATTGTATTAGCTAAGGTTAGTTGATGGAAGTTCTTCATTTGAGGGTTTAACATCGTTGTTACATAGCAGCTATAGTGTTGCTATAGCACTATACTATAGTGAATTTGAACAAATGACTATTGTTCCACTATACTCTATTTAATACAAAATTTTGTCAAAAAGTGGGACTAAATCACTTTTGCATAGAAGAGTTTGAAAATCTTTGATTTAGTTTTGCTATTTGATGAATCCAAGTTGTTTGTGGTATACGGTACACCATCTAGCATAAATAAACATGTACTGCAACTAACTGCATAATGTCACTGCCTGGTAGTTATGCTGCCAAACATTGAGTTCAATTGTTTGTCCACCACTAAGCAAAGTTTTGAGCTAGTGAATTCAAAATTAGGAATACCATATAAATTCTTATTGCATGACAAACAGAAAAATGTTGATTAATCAAGTTCACAGAAACATGAATATGCAATAAATGCATCATTTCTCCATAAATTCTTATTGCATGACAATTGAATGAATTCATATTATTTCCATCAGCTTGCTGTCGATGATCTTCCTGAAGTTCCTACCACAGTTTCTGAAGATATTGATGAAAAATTGGACCTTCCTGATGTCCCAACCAAGGCACCAGTTGCCACTGAGGCTAAAGAACCTATAAAAAGAAAAGGTATTTTCTCATCCCTCTGAACCTGCCGCCCCTCTCTCCCAAAGAAAACAAAAAAAGTATAGTAAATATTTGCTAACTGATATGGCTGATGTTGCAACAGTTATGGAGGAACCATTGGCAGCTTGAAGAACATTGCGACGGAAACACGTCAACTGCTTTGCAAACCAAAGTGTAGAATCTGGTCTTCTTGTCTGCCTGCACCACTGTCAACTCTCTTGCTTCCTACAGTTACTGGAGTTTTGAATGGTTTTAGTATTTGCAATGACATTTAATTTGTACAGATGTGCATATATGATACTCTTTCCATCTCTATTTGATAAGGCTTGTTCACAAAAATCGAAAAAACAATCAAATGACCAAACAAGTGAAATATTTTTACTGAGCTGTCTTTGAAGTATTATTCACTATTATAAATATATAATGAGATGCAATGACTTGAGAATAGGAGGATGCAATATTTGAGGGGAAAAGTAATCGTATATAAAAAACTTAAAATTACACTAGTTTTTTCCTCCATTTTTGAAGCTGACCCGAAATGAGGAAATGAAGTATATATAAACTTATCAAATGATTTATCATTGAATCGTATAATGAGAAAATCATTCTTTACGTTTGATATTTTAATGTTTTTTAAATGGcaaaatttcattttttttttccATATTTGGGGTTCAGTTTGGTCcttcaattttaaaaaaatatattttgttcTCTTAATTTTGCAAACTGGATCATAGTAATATTTTCAGTTTAAATGTCAGTTACGACTTTGTGACTAATTTAGCAAACATGAGCTTTTTATGAACTTATTGCAACATATTTTCATTTAAAGAGTAAATGAACTCTGAGCATCTCACATAAATTGTTAGTTATATTGATTTTAGTCAGTACCACGTAATCTTATTGATATTTTAACAAACAGAATTAACAAAATTAAGCCTTTTTAATTAGAAAAACAACATGAATGACTTGATAGTCATCAGCCACAAGGCCACGTCAAGGTTTCACGGCTTGTCCGTGTCTTTTACAGGCCTTCAACCGGTCTGGTAGGAAGAAGAAACATTTTCTTTTCACAAAATTTGTCTCGTTAAGTTTATAAGAAGGTGGTAAGCCAATTTTTTCCGTTTTTCTATAAAGTTCAAGCAATAGAAAGATAACTGAACTCTAGTAATTTTATTATAATCTAAACTATTGCTCTAGTCAAATATTACATACTATACATTGTAAATAATTACCTCTGCCTTGTTAATCGCAGTGAACTATACAATACTCCTGCAATAGAGACAATGAGGTTTAAATCTAGGATTTCAAGCATACTATTCAAACTGCTCACCATTAGACCAATCTTAGAGGTTTATCGCAGTTAACCATGAAACTCCACAAGTACAAAGAAATCCTCATCAGAAAATGCAACCACTAGAAGTTTGAATCTCAACAACCACACACACTATTTTCACTACCCATTAATAACATAATAACATTGTAAATGAAATACAAAGGAAGGGGCTGGGGAGAGTAATTATGTATCGTCCCGTAATTTATGTATTTCACACATTGTTGTATCTCGCAGTTGGTTAGGGATTAACCTCCCGTTGGTAATAATTGCTTGATTTACTTTCCTGTATTTCCAGATGCAAATTAAACAAAATCTTTGAACGTATCACAAGTCAAAATGAACATCTTCTGCTTGAAAACTAGCCTTCAAATTAGATGAATGCGCACTTACTTTGCCAAAATATCTTGAGAGTATGAGTCGGGCAATATTCTCAGCTGCCACAGCACTTGTCTCCATGGTGCTAGCCGCATTTTCGAATGCATTAACATAGTACAGATGTCGCCCATCCAATACAAACGGGGCAAATATTTCTGGGGCATGATACTGAGGATAGGCAGCCCAGTTTATCCGAATTGTCTCCTTCCTCACACTGTCAGAGGAGCAATCAACACAAGTTACAATTAGAAATCGGTGAAAGTTTTCTTTTACTCATTTTTGTGAGAACAAGAAGAGAAATACAAAGCTAAACAAATAAATACTGTCATTAGGTTCCAATCCTGCACACATTTGCACATCAGAGCACATATTGTATTTATTAGGTAGGTTTGATGTGTGATGACTCCACAGTTATCCCAAGTTATAGACTAGTTCTCTTTTTCTAACTAGAAGTGGCCAGGTCTGTGCAATAGATTTTGTTACACAAATCAGCAGTATAATTTAAGTTTCAAGGTACATGAAAAATTTGTTGATTAACATCTGATACTATTTACCTGAAAATGCTATCAAGCAATGTGTCTGTCATTGGTTGACGAGAGAATATTTTATAAGTTGATTCTTCTTCATTGTGCTTCTTGAGAACTGAAATGCTTGTAAATGGAAGTTTAGGGTCCTCTAACGTAGCCACAAGATCTGGAAGTTTTGCCGCAGCCTTGAGACCAAAATATACCTACAGCACAACAAAGGATATCCATTAGTAGTAGCAGCAACAACTAAAATGAAAGAAGAATATCAGACTGACATGGACAGAACCTGTATTACATAATAGTAGGTTATGACTATCAAGTGTTAATTACTCACAGGGTTTAGAAGGCCTCTGACAAAGGTTGCATGTGTATGCTGTAGTTTTCTCTCAGGAATTGAGATTGGGGGAATAAATTGAATACTTATCTCATCCAATGGTGTTGCAACCACAGTGACTTCACAGATGTAACTGTTTCCTTTTGTTGAGTTGAGTTCATAATAATCTCCAAGGTCAGCAACAGATTTAATTTCTTCGTTCAGATGTAATGCAACATCCGACCGATTAATCAGTCCAGCAGCCATTTGCCAGTTGCCTCCCTCAATGGCCCATAATCCTCCACCCGATCCTGCCAGCGAAACTGCACCTCCCAACCCACTCATGTAGACACTTTGACCATAGTTAATACGTGTGATGACCTGCATAAATAAACAGACCAGAATCCCATATCATAATAAGCTTTTTAAATTTAAGATGCTTCTTTTTCTACAGGTGTGGGATTTTTTATTCTGAAGTAACACAATACTTTCACATGCCCAATTTGGATTAGCTTCTAACTGATCAGAGCATCTCAATCAAAATAAGTGTATGATTCTTCATTTAAGAAAAAATGGTTATAGAGAAATAAAATCAGAGAGCTTCTAAAAAATTAAGATACATAAGCTAATTTCAACTTACAGGATACACCACTGTTACTGCAAGATTCTTTCAAAATTTCTTTTTGCATGAGCATTTGTCAAGAAAGAAGTTTATCCAAACAAGCTCTCAGTTGAAATAAACTAGATAAATCAGCATTTCAGCACTCCAAATTGTATGGATCGAGCAGTTTAGTCTCTCCATTAAAATATTAATTTCGTAAACATCCATCAAAATCAAAGAAAGACCTAAAATTAACATGAATAGTCTCTTACTACATCAAAACAAGCATAGAATCTTTAAAATTGTTGGGCTAAATTTGGAGAAAGGACTAATTGACTATCATAGTTCAATTTAATGGACTAaattgttttgttttgtttttagtTTTTGCAAATTTGAAAGACTATATTATATATTATGGACACTGTTGAGTATGACTCATATTAAAACAAAGAGGAACACGGTATGTTGAAATTTCAGTCGGTCTTAGGCCCAACTATTTGGTGAGGGTAGGTGACAGGGGTGTGGGGGCAGTAGTCCCGTGATACAGTTCAGAGGTATTATTGTAAACTGAATCAttgtattatatatatatatatatatatatatatatatatatatatatatatatatatatatatatatatatatatatat containing:
- the LOC127079122 gene encoding farnesylcysteine lyase isoform X2 — encoded protein: MNTLLLPLLLTLLIFSQAHKYSDAPPPSSPVCIIGAGIGGSSVAHFIRKYSPELTPTTKIRVFERNSIVGGRTATVTIAGETFEAGASILHPKNLHAVNYTKLLNLKAKEPSSGSFSLGIWDGDKFVFKTVEISSNLPLLEKFLKLPFVENLVSLVNSGLMFVRYGFSLFKMQNFVQIAVDRFSKYYEETDSRPIFETVDEMLKWAGLFNLTTRTLQDELVDVGLSPLLINELVTVITRINYGQSVYMSGLGGAVSLAGSGGGLWAIEGGNWQMAAGLINRSDVALHLNEEIKSVADLGDYYELNSTKGNSYICEVTVVATPLDEISIQFIPPISIPERKLQHTHATFVRGLLNPVYFGLKAAAKLPDLVATLEDPKLPFTSISVLKKHNEEESTYKIFSRQPMTDTLLDSIFSVRKETIRINWAAYPQYHAPEIFAPFVLDGRHLYYVNAFENAASTMETSAVAAENIARLILSRYFGKESKSSNYYQREVNP
- the LOC127079122 gene encoding farnesylcysteine lyase isoform X1: MNTLLLPLLLTLLIFSQAHKYSDAPPPSSPVCIIGAGIGGSSVAHFIRKYSPELTPTTKIRVFERNSIVGGRTATVTIAGETFEAGASILHPKNLHAVNYTKLLNLKAKEPSSGSFSLGIWDGDKFVFKTVEISSNLPLLEKFLKLPFVENLVSLVNSGLMFVRYGFSLFKMQNFVQIAVDRFSKYYEETDSRPIFETVDEMLKWAGLFNLTTRTLQDELVDVGLSPLLINELVTVITRINYGQSVYMSGLGGAVSLAGSGGGLWAIEGGNWQMAAGLINRSDVALHLNEEIKSVADLGDYYELNSTKGNSYICEVTVVATPLDEISIQFIPPISIPERKLQHTHATFVRGLLNPVYFGLKAAAKLPDLVATLEDPKLPFTSISVLKKHNEEESTYKIFSRQPMTDTLLDSIFSVRKETIRINWAAYPQYHAPEIFAPFVLDGRHLYYVNAFENAASTMETSAVAAENIARLILSRYFGKVSAHSSNLKASFQAEDVHFDL